Within Halococcus sediminicola, the genomic segment CCCATGTCATCCATCGATGTATCTAACGATCCACAGTTAGCGCAGTAGTAGCCGAACTGATCGGTATGCTCTTCGTCGGTATACGCGACGAGAAACGCCCCTTCGGTACCTGAATCGTCCTCAGTCTGATCGATATATACTTGTTGACCATTGTCGGCCGTTGCAGTTATGACACCGTTCGTCGTCTCTGTATTCGGGAGATCGGCATTAGAGTCCTCTTCTATGTTGAAGTCGCCCGCCGTTTCAGCGTCTGTTGAGCGGTCAGCGTAGACGTGCTCCACGAGCGATTCACCTGCGACCTCGACCTGACGGTCGTCAGTTTGCTCGAACCCGAGTCGCTCGAAAAACTGGTCGCCTTCCCTGTTGGCTTCGAAAGTACTTGCTTCGATGCGTTCGACATCCTGCTTGTGGAGCGTCTCGATTGCAGTTTCGAACAGCCGAGTGCCGATTCCCTTGCCACGATGTTCCGGGTCGACAAACAGCCAGCGAATCGCGCCCTCGCCGTCAGCAAATCTCGCCTCGACGATGCCGCCTATCGTGGTTTCGTCTCCGTTGATGGTGCTTTCCGCGACAAGCGTGATCGAATCGGGATCTTCGAAGGCTTCCGCGAGCTGTTCTTCGCTGAAATCATCTTCAAGGAGAGCTTCGATCTGCTGCGGACTCAGCGCATACGAGGCGGTCAGCGTGCTCTCGATAAGCTCGCGTATTCGTTCGATGCTATCTGTTTCAGGTTCGTGCAGTTCCATGTACCCTGTTTCGCTCTCGATGTCAATAAAACAGCGGAGAATCATTGCTGTCCGTGAACGTCCCGACAGGAGGATAACCTACGAAATGGTATCGGTCGGGAATGGCTACGATCTACCAACCCCCGTCCGCAGCTGCATCGAGATGGT encodes:
- a CDS encoding GNAT family N-acetyltransferase, which gives rise to MELHEPETDSIERIRELIESTLTASYALSPQQIEALLEDDFSEEQLAEAFEDPDSITLVAESTINGDETTIGGIVEARFADGEGAIRWLFVDPEHRGKGIGTRLFETAIETLHKQDVERIEASTFEANREGDQFFERLGFEQTDDRQVEVAGESLVEHVYADRSTDAETAGDFNIEEDSNADLPNTETTNGVITATADNGQQVYIDQTEDDSGTEGAFLVAYTDEEHTDQFGYYCANCGSLDTSMDDMGRIECTNCSNVHAERSAEAYDNSYL